The following are encoded in a window of Bradyrhizobium sp. WBOS07 genomic DNA:
- a CDS encoding lectin: MIRIRRSLTISALAVVPLAWFAALSAQAQSADMTFFVTSSGLGKGADLGGLEGADAQCQNLAQASGAGAKTWRAYLSTQAAEGKPAVNARDRIGKGPWQNAKGAVIAKDVAELHGSANNLTKQTALSEKGEIINGRGDTPNRHDILTGTQPDGTAFAAGDDKTCKNWTSSTQGAAVVGHADRQGLRDDEPSKSWNSSHTSRGSDGGCSQADLRSTGGDGLLYCFAAN; the protein is encoded by the coding sequence ATGATCCGTATCAGGAGATCCCTGACGATTTCCGCGCTGGCCGTGGTTCCGCTTGCATGGTTTGCGGCCCTGTCGGCGCAGGCGCAGTCGGCCGACATGACGTTCTTCGTGACCTCCAGCGGCCTCGGCAAGGGTGCCGACCTCGGCGGCCTGGAGGGAGCCGATGCGCAGTGCCAGAACCTGGCACAAGCCTCCGGCGCCGGCGCGAAGACCTGGCGCGCTTATCTCTCGACACAGGCCGCCGAGGGCAAGCCGGCCGTCAATGCGCGCGATCGCATCGGCAAGGGACCGTGGCAGAATGCCAAGGGTGCGGTGATTGCCAAGGACGTGGCCGAGCTGCACGGTTCCGCCAACAACCTGACCAAGCAGACGGCCCTCAGCGAGAAGGGTGAAATCATCAACGGCCGCGGCGACACGCCGAACCGGCACGACATCCTGACGGGAACCCAACCCGACGGCACCGCGTTCGCGGCCGGCGACGACAAGACGTGCAAGAACTGGACGTCGAGCACGCAGGGTGCGGCGGTGGTCGGCCATGCCGATCGCCAGGGCCTGCGCGACGACGAACCGTCAAAGTCCTGGAACAGCTCGCACACCTCGCGCGGGTCCGATGGTGGTTGCTCGCAGGCCGATCTGAGGAGCACCGGCGGCGACGGGCTGCTGTATTGTTTCGCTGCGAATTGA